ACGCACCTTCCCGGCCGATGGGGAGCCCGTCCGTTTTCACCCGCCGACTGGTCATTGTGGACAGGCTGGATTCTCCTGGTGTCCGGGATGGTTTGGGCGGTGTGGGCGCGATTGCATCTCGGCCAACATTGGAGCTCCGCCGTACAGCTGCGTGAGCAACAGCAGATCGTGCAAACCGGGCCTTACCGCTGGGTCCGTCATCCCATCTACACCGGCATCATCCTGATCACCTTGGGATTGAACCTGATTAACCCGCAGTGGACGGGGGTTCTGGGGTGGGTCCTGTTGGTCCTATTGGGTGAAAAGCGGACTGGAAGAAAAGATGCTGGTAACACAATTCGGTGATGAATACCGGGCGTATCAACGGCGATCCCGTCGGCTCATTCCCTGGATTCTGTGACAACGGCAAACGGCAACGGTCGGTCGGAATGAGAGGAGGTCAAATATGCGTTCCCATACGGACATGTCCACTTTGCATGAGGCGTTGCAAACCGTCGGTGAAACCCCCGAATCCATCGTATCCGTTCAAGCGGTTTCCGGGGGCAGTATCAGCCGTGCCTTTCAGATTGAGACGGACAAGCACACCTATTTTTTTAAATGGAAACAGGGGGCCCCTGACGGTTTTTTCCGTGCCGAACGGGACGGACTTCGTCTGTTGGCCGATGCGGGTGCTCGTGTCCCTGAGGTGTACGCATTCCGTGATGGGCATGACGGTTGGATTTTGATGGAGTGGATTCCTGCACCGGACATGGGAGACTCTTCTCATCGTACTGCCGAAGCATTGGGTGGGATGCTGGCCGCGCTTCACCGTCATCCGGGGAAAGCGTACGGCTTGGATACGGATAATTTCATCGGTCCGCTCCCGCAAGCAAACGGCTGGATGGACAGCTGGACCGACTTTTACCGCGAGCGACGGTTGCTTCCGCAAATCCGGCTGGCCGCACGGCAACACCGTCTTCCCTCTGCGAGAGCGAAACGGTTAAACAGACTGTTGGATCGCCTGGAGAAATGGCTGGACATCCCGGACATCCGTCCCGCATTGCTTCATGGCGATTTGTGGGGCGGCAATTGGATAGCGGGAAAGGGAAATATCCCTTGGCTGATCGACCCGGCGGTATATTACGGCCACCGGGAAGTGGATCTGGCCATGAGCGAACTTTTTGGCGGTTTTCCACCCGCTTTTTACGCGGCCTACCGAGAGGTATACCCACTGGAGCCGGGTTACGAGGATCGAAAACCGTTGTACCAACTCTATTACTTGTTGGTGCATCTCAATTTGTTCGGCGAATCGTACGGACCCGACATCGACCGAATTTGCGGGCGGTACGTGGGATGACAAAAAAATCCCTTTCGGCTGAACGTCCGCGCCGAAAGGGAAAGTGGAAGAATTCCTTAGGAGGGGTTGACAAAAGGACAAAGGAACTCGTGCAAACCCATCAGGCAGTGAATTGCTCGGTTTCGGTCGATCCCGCCAGTGCCGTCGTCGAAGCGGTACCGCCGGAGATCACCATCGACACCTCGTCAAAGTAACCGGTCCCCACTTCGCGCTGATGGCGCGTAGCCGTGTAACCGTACTTCTCGCTGGCAAACTCGGCTTGCTGCAATTCGGCGTAGGCTGCCATGCCACGGTCGCGGTAGTTTCGCGCCAACTCGAACATGCTGTGGTTGAGCGCATGGAACCCGGCCAGCGTGACGAACTGGAACTTGTAGCCCATTTCGCCCAATTCGTGTTGGAAGCGGGCAATCGTCTCGTCATCCAGTTTTTTCTTCCAGTTAAACGATGGTGAGCAGTTGTAGGCGAGCAGTTTGCCCGGGAACTTCTCGTGAATCGCCTCCGCAAATCGGCGGGCTTCTTCCAGATTGGGTTCGGACGTTTCACACCAGATCAAATCGGCGTACGGTGCATAGGCCAAACCGCGTGCAATCGCGGCATCCAATCCGCCCCGTGTGCGGAAGAAACCTTCCGGTGTCCGCTCACCTGTGATGAATTCCCGATCTCGCGGATCGATATCGCTGGTGATCAACTGAGCGGCGTTTGCGTCCGTCCGGGCAATCAGCACGGTGGGGACCCCCATCACGTCCGCAGCGAGGCGGGCGGCGACCAGGTTGCGAATCGCCTGTTGCGTCGGCAGAAGCACTTTTCCACCCAGGTGACCGCATTTCTTCTCCGAGGACAGCTGATCCTCAAAGTGAACCCCGGCTGCTCCCGCTTCAATCATGCTTTTCATCAGCTCAAACACATTGAGCGGACCGCCGAAACCCGCTTCTGCGTCGGCGACGATCGGGGCAAACCAATACGTGTCGGATTTTCCTTCCGCATGTTCAATTTGATCGGCCCGTTGCAACGCCTGATTGATCCGTTTTACGACATGCGGCACGCTGTTGGAGGGATACAGGCTTTGATCCGGGTACATCTGACCGGCCAGGTTGGCATCCGCCGCCACTTGCCAGCCACTCAGGTAGATCGCTTTCAATCCGGCCTTGACCTGTTGAACGGCTTGGTTTCCGGTCAACGCACCCAAGGCCTTTACGTGATGCTCGGTGTGGAGCAAGTGCCACAGGCGCTCGGCGCCTTTGCGGGCCAAGGTGTATTCGATTTGAATGGAACCGCGCAAACGAAGGACGTCTTCCGGTGAATACGGACGTTCAATCCCTTTCCAACGCTCGTCGTTTTCCCATTCTTCCTGCAATTTTTTCACTTCGGCTTGGTCGATCATGCTGCATTCGTCCTTTCTCTCCGATTTAGTCCAGATACTGATAGGCCGGCAGGGTGAGGAAATCAATCAACTCATTCTGTCGGGTCCACTCCATAAACAATTGGGCCGCCAGTTCATACTGACCGGCTTGGAAAGTTTCTTCCCCGATTTGTTCCCGGATTTTCGCCAACTCTTCCTGCAGCAACGTTTCCACCAGCTCCAATGTCACTTTCCGCCCGTCATCAAGTACACCTTTGGGATGACGAATCCACTGCCAAACCTGTGCCCGCGAAATTTCCGCGGTGGCGGCATCCTCCATCAGGTGGTTGATGGCTACGGCCCCGTATCCTCTCAACCACGCTTCCAGGTACTGGATCCCCACAGAAATGTTGTTGCGCAAACCCTGTTCCGTGATGGCTCCCGTCGGCACTTCCAGCAAGTCTTCCTCTGACACTTGTACGTCGTCCCGCTGGCGGTTCACTTGGTTGGCCGTCGGCATCATCCGGTCAAACACTTCCATCGCCACCGGCACCAATCCAGGATGAGCCACCCACGTGCCGTCGTGTCCATCGCGCGCTTCCCGTTCCTTGTCCTCGCGCACCTTTTGCAATGCCCGCTCATTGGCTTCCGGGTCATGTTTCACCGGGATCTGCGCGGCCATCCCGCCGATCGCGTGAGCCCCCCGCTTGTGACAGGTTTTGACGGTCAGTTGGGTGTATGCCCGCATGAAAGGGACCGTCATCGTCACTTCGCCCCGGTCGGGTAAAATGACGTCGGGGTGGTTACGCAGGGTTTTGATATAACTGAAAATGTAGTCCCAGCGTCCACAGTTGAGACCAGCCGCGTGTTCCCGCAATTCGTACAGGATTTCATCCATCTCGAACGCGGCCAGAATCGTTTCGATCAACACAGTTGCCTTGATGGTGCCCCGTGGAATGCCCAACTGCTCCTGCGCATACACGAATACATCATTCCACAGTCGCGCCTCCAAATGGCTCTCCATTTTGGGAAGGTAGAAGTAAGGGCCGGTACCTCGCTTCATCAACTCCCGCGCATTGTGGAAGAAGTAGAGACCGAAGTCGAACAGACTGGCTGATACCGGTTTTCCGTCCACCCTCATGTGCTTTTCCACCAGATGCCAACCGCGCGGCCGTACAATCAGGGTGGCCGTTTTTTCCTTCAGTTTGTACGCTTTTCCTTCCGGCGTGACGAAATCAATCTGACGGCGGATCGCGTCCCGCAGGTGAATCTGGCCTCCCACCGTGTTTTCCCAAGTCGGGGAGTTGGCATCTTCAAAGTCAGCCATGAAGACTTTCGCGCCGGAATTAAGCGCATTGATCACCATCTTGCGATCCCCCGCGGGTCCGGTGATTTCCACCCGCCGATCCTGCAAATCCTCAGGCACGGGTGCGATTTTCCAATCCCCTTTGCGGATCTCCACCGTCTCCGGAAGAAAACCCGGTTTCTCGCCGGCGTCAAACCGTTTCTGCCGCTCGGCCCGTCGCTGAAGCAGCTCGATTCGCCGCCCGCCGAATTTCCGTTCCAACCCGGCCACAAACGCCACCGCTTCCGGCGTCAGGATCTCCGCAAATGTCGGGGTAACCCGTTCCACCTCGACTCCTTCCGCATACTGCGTCGTCTGTGTCGGCAACGCCTTAGCCCCCTTTCGCTGTTATTCATCTGTATTGATACAGTTTTGTTTTACGGTTGTTATTATAGTACAGTTCAATTGCGACTAC
The Polycladomyces zharkentensis DNA segment above includes these coding regions:
- a CDS encoding methyltransferase family protein codes for the protein MGLSLVRITPWMVGVFFGFWLLYGWMTSRGNQKTHESSPIFYRIHLLIVALAITVSITHLPGRWGARPFSPADWSLWTGWILLVSGMVWAVWARLHLGQHWSSAVQLREQQQIVQTGPYRWVRHPIYTGIILITLGLNLINPQWTGVLGWVLLVLLGEKRTGRKDAGNTIR
- a CDS encoding fructosamine kinase family protein codes for the protein MRSHTDMSTLHEALQTVGETPESIVSVQAVSGGSISRAFQIETDKHTYFFKWKQGAPDGFFRAERDGLRLLADAGARVPEVYAFRDGHDGWILMEWIPAPDMGDSSHRTAEALGGMLAALHRHPGKAYGLDTDNFIGPLPQANGWMDSWTDFYRERRLLPQIRLAARQHRLPSARAKRLNRLLDRLEKWLDIPDIRPALLHGDLWGGNWIAGKGNIPWLIDPAVYYGHREVDLAMSELFGGFPPAFYAAYREVYPLEPGYEDRKPLYQLYYLLVHLNLFGESYGPDIDRICGRYVG
- the aceA gene encoding isocitrate lyase translates to MIDQAEVKKLQEEWENDERWKGIERPYSPEDVLRLRGSIQIEYTLARKGAERLWHLLHTEHHVKALGALTGNQAVQQVKAGLKAIYLSGWQVAADANLAGQMYPDQSLYPSNSVPHVVKRINQALQRADQIEHAEGKSDTYWFAPIVADAEAGFGGPLNVFELMKSMIEAGAAGVHFEDQLSSEKKCGHLGGKVLLPTQQAIRNLVAARLAADVMGVPTVLIARTDANAAQLITSDIDPRDREFITGERTPEGFFRTRGGLDAAIARGLAYAPYADLIWCETSEPNLEEARRFAEAIHEKFPGKLLAYNCSPSFNWKKKLDDETIARFQHELGEMGYKFQFVTLAGFHALNHSMFELARNYRDRGMAAYAELQQAEFASEKYGYTATRHQREVGTGYFDEVSMVISGGTASTTALAGSTETEQFTA
- the aceB gene encoding malate synthase A — encoded protein: MPTQTTQYAEGVEVERVTPTFAEILTPEAVAFVAGLERKFGGRRIELLQRRAERQKRFDAGEKPGFLPETVEIRKGDWKIAPVPEDLQDRRVEITGPAGDRKMVINALNSGAKVFMADFEDANSPTWENTVGGQIHLRDAIRRQIDFVTPEGKAYKLKEKTATLIVRPRGWHLVEKHMRVDGKPVSASLFDFGLYFFHNARELMKRGTGPYFYLPKMESHLEARLWNDVFVYAQEQLGIPRGTIKATVLIETILAAFEMDEILYELREHAAGLNCGRWDYIFSYIKTLRNHPDVILPDRGEVTMTVPFMRAYTQLTVKTCHKRGAHAIGGMAAQIPVKHDPEANERALQKVREDKEREARDGHDGTWVAHPGLVPVAMEVFDRMMPTANQVNRQRDDVQVSEEDLLEVPTGAITEQGLRNNISVGIQYLEAWLRGYGAVAINHLMEDAATAEISRAQVWQWIRHPKGVLDDGRKVTLELVETLLQEELAKIREQIGEETFQAGQYELAAQLFMEWTRQNELIDFLTLPAYQYLD